A region of Vitis riparia cultivar Riparia Gloire de Montpellier isolate 1030 chromosome 12, EGFV_Vit.rip_1.0, whole genome shotgun sequence DNA encodes the following proteins:
- the LOC117927059 gene encoding uncharacterized protein LOC117927059 isoform X2, with protein MDEYLDHLFSSTSWSDVNVKEGSSWICGEPTQTNGMLSDSIGIYEGDKKNSPVGMTNSNLMIEGLVTQDTSSIVLGGESDHGLGKGLLLEEAPRQQDLQNTEGTSSFNGAVNGSSQVGYVGLQLNTPTSTPCSLDLGSPKQLSLIGGMSSSSRPFTELDHVGCNGNEPSDFQRSVGNFQALPPIPQLWSQPSYGGGSSLSPVMGEYKMQGFGLQGEYVDNEMDIMRNRYVGDEILQLDNISSAIPIKGKEEQHTHPFSPPAVGPHMTMTASGLQSLPQTTVGTASGGCNGTGKPRVRARRGQTTDPHCIAERLRREKIAERMKNLQELVPNSNKLAMKN; from the exons ATGGATGAGTATCTGGATCACTTGTTTTCATCCACATCATGGTCAGATGTGAATGTGAAGGAGGGATCATCTTGGATTTGTGGTGAGCCTACCCAAACAAATGGGATGCTTTCAGATTCAATTGGAATATATGAAGGTGACAAAAAAAACTCACCTGTTGGCATGACTAATTCAAACCTTATGATCGAGGGCTTGGTTACTCAAGATACTTCATCTATTGTTCTTGGTGGAGAGTCTGATCATGGTCTTGGCAAGGGCTTACTTTTGGAAGAAGCTCCACGGCAGCAAGACCTTCAAAACACTGAAGGCACTTCCTCCTTCAATGGAGCAGTGAATGGCAGCTCACAAGTTGGATATGTGGGCCTGCAACTAAATACTCCTACTTCAACCCCATGCTCACTGGATCTTGGCTCTCCCAAGCAGCTTTCGCTGATTGGTGGCATGTCTAGTTCATCTCGTCCTTTCACTGAGCTGGATCATGTTGGGTGCAATGGTAATGAACCATCTGATTTTCAGAGATCAGTTGGAAATTTTCAAGCATTGCCTCCAATTCCACAGTTGTGGTCTCAACCATCTTACGGGGGTGGTTCCTCCTTGTCTCCTGTTATGGGAGAATACAAGATGCAGGGCTTTGGTCTGCAAGGAGAATATGTGGATAATGAAATGGATATCATGAGGAACAGATACGTTGGGGATGAAATTCTGCAACTTGATAACATTTCTTCAGCAATCCCCATAAAG GGGAAAGAAGAGCAGCACACTCATCCTTTCTCTCCTCCTGCGGTTGGGCCCCACATGACAATGACAGCATCTGGATTACAGTCTTTGCCACAG ACTACGGTAGGTACTGCTTCTGGTGGCTGTAATGGAACTGGAAAGCCGCGTGTAAGGGCTCGTCGAGGCCAGACCACTGATCCTCACTGTATTGCTGAA
- the LOC117926839 gene encoding protein FAR1-RELATED SEQUENCE 5-like, which yields MTLSNLVYLQMMQSVKEKTIKREFEVKEEDVVNDDAFIGGTYHPGGNGLKEKVLKGISDEEVYKLQFDCIDEAGTFYNMLAKVAGFSIRKDDLKRDKNGDIISRKWVCSREGQRATKFIENDKRQREPRSLSRVGCEAAFRVGLNRKDGKWIVKEFIGDHNHNLVDAINTQFLRSHRTISNPDKAQVDVLRKVGVKTTQIMDYMVKQLGGHEHVGFTQKNIYNHVDAMRRSEIKDGDAEAALAYLCGKAEMDSSFFYKFNIDEESRLANLFWADSTARMDYACFGDVLAFDTTYRTNAYKKPLVVLVGVNHHHQTVVFGCALLIDESVGTYEWVLETFLEAMMNKKPISVVTDGDKAMRKAIKKLLPDTCHRLCSWHLQRNAFTNVHIKDFSSIFARCMFMRGNEAEFEKVWHEMVANLGLNENRWVTEIYGKRKRWAEAYLRGNFFGGMRTTQRCESMNAYLNRFLKIRLRLYEFVQQFDRAIMRIRQNEAKAEFESNNSSPVLSTKLSIIENHAATVYTKESFLKFREEMKNAELFFVVGLGMLGEHLSNDRSDMYIDCGELNNLKITMECACADSRISAT from the exons atGACGTTGTCGAATTTGGTTTATCTTCAA ATGATGCAATCGGTGAAGGAGAAAACAATCAAGCGGGAGTTTGAAGTGAAAGAGGAGGACGTCGTCAATGACGATGCATTTATCGGTGGCACTTACCACCCGGGTGGAAACGGTTTGAAAGAGAAGGTGTTGAAGGGTATTTCAGATGAAGAAGTCTACAAATTGCAATTCGATTGCATAGATGAGGCTGGaacattttacaacatgttagcAAAAGTAGCCGGATTTAGTATTCGAAAAGATGATTTGAAGCGAGACAAGAATGGAGATATAATATCTCGAAAGTGGGTGTGTTCTAGAGAAGGACAGCGAGCGACaaagtttattgaaaatgaCAAGCGACAGCGTGAGCCACGATCATTGAGTAGAGTTGGATGTGAAGCTGCATTTCGTGTAGGCTTGAATAGGAAAGATGGAAAGTGGATTGTAAAGGAATTTATAGGAgatcataatcataatttggTCGATGCTATCAACACACAATTCCTTCGGTCTCATCGAACAATAAGTAATCCAGATAAGGCACAAGTTGATGTTTTGCGTAAAGTAGGTGTTAAAACAACACAAATTATGGACTATATGGTCAAACAATTAGGGGGACATGAGCACGTCGGTTTcacacaaaaaaatatatacaatcacgttgatgcaatgcgtagaaGTGAAATTAAAGACGGTGATGCAGAAGCGGCATTGGCTTATTTGTGTGGAAAGGCAGAAatggattcttcatttttttataaattcaacatTGATGAAGAAAGTCGACTAGCAAATTTGTTTTGGGCTGATTCAACTGCTCGAATGGATTATGCGTGTTTTGGAGATGTCCTAGCATTTGACACAACCTATAGGACAAATGCCTATAAAAAGCCTCTAGTAGTGTTGGTCGGTGTTAATCATCACCACCAAACTGTTGTATTTGGTTGTGCGTTATTGATAGATGAAAGTGTTGGGACATATGAATGGGTGTTGGAGACATTTCTTGAGGCAATGATGAATAAGAAACCCATATCTGTTGTAACCGATGGGGATAAAGCTATGCGTAAGGCAATCAAAAAACTATTACCCGATACGTGTCATCGATTGTGTTCATGGCATTTACAACGAAATGCATTCACGAATGTGCatattaaggatttctcaagcATATTTGCAAGGTGCATGTTCATGCGTGGGAATGAAGCAGAATTTGAAAAGGTTTGGCATGAAATGGTTGCAAATTTGGGACTTAATGAGAATCGTTGGGTGACCGAGATATATGGGAAACGTAAAAGATGGGCAGAGGCGTATTTACGTGGAAATTTTTTTGGAGGGATGAGAACCACACaaaggtgtgagagtatgaatgcatatctaaatagattcttaaaaattCGTTTGCGACTGTATGAGTTTGTACAACAATTTGATAGAGCCATAATGAGAATACGGCAAAACGAGGCAAAGGCAGAGTTCGAGTCGAACAATTCTTCACCAGTGCTTTCGACCAAACTATccataattgaaaatcatgctGCGACGGTATACACGAAAGAATCTTTCCTTAAATTTCGTGAGGAGATGAAGAATGCAGAGTTATTCTTTGTGGTAGGTCTT GGAATGTTAGGGGAGCATTTGTCGAATGACCGATCTGACATGTACATAGATTGTGGTGAACTTAATAAT CTGAAAATAACAATGGAATGTGCATGTGCAGATAGCAGGATTTCAGcaacatga
- the LOC117927154 gene encoding ubiquitin-like-specific protease 1 isoform X1 produces the protein MKTRSSRERKPSKFKVSPFVHKLRKMVKHEASEQMILCGSPHPFFDRKTSIVSKYISELDDCEKLFIPMHDDCPGHWYLCVIDFKDFDIQILDSLRSKSRDEFRFKSVKKVVEFCQTFFKLYDIGKDVFQFSIDWAPSIPTQDNGWDCGVHVIRHMQRFKNGDSMTRSDFCNSLKIRREIACDLVLHEGNREKQTIVAIVCTKTSTRAMKKLLL, from the exons atgaaaacacGTTCATCAAGGGAGAGGAAACCAAGTAAATTCAAGGTCTCCCCGTTTGTACACAAATTAAGGAAGATGGTAAAACACGAAGCATCAGAG cAAATGATTTTGTGCGGGAGTCCTCATCCTTTTTTCGATAGAAAAACATCCATCGTGAGTAAGTACATTAGCGAATTGGATGATTGCGAGAAG CTATTTATTCCAATGCATGACGATTGCCCTGGTCATTGGTATCTGTGCGTCATTGACTTCAAAGACTTTgatatccaaattttggattcattacgATCGAAGAGTCGGGACGAGTTCCGGTTTAAGAGTGTGAAAAAAGTG gttgaattttgtCAAACGTTCTTCAAACTGTATGACATAGGGAAAGATGTCTTCCAATTCTCCATTGATTGGGCTCCTTCGATTCCAACCCAAGATAATGG gtGGGACTGTGGAGTGCATGTCATTAGACATATGCAGAGATTCAAAAATGGTGATTCGATGACGAGATCCGACTTTTGTAATTCCCTTAAAATACGTCGAGAAATAGCATGTGATTTAGTTTTACACGagggaaatagagaaaaacaaaccattgtGGCTATTGTTTGTACAAAGACGTCGACACgagcaatgaaaaaattattattatga
- the LOC117927154 gene encoding uncharacterized protein LOC117927154 isoform X2: MKTRSSRERKPSKFKVSPFVHKLRKMVKHEASEQMILCGSPHPFFDRKTSIVSKYISELDDCEKLFIPMHDDCPGHWYLCVIDFKDFDIQILDSLRSKSRDEFRFKSVKKVGKMSSNSPLIGLLRFQPKIMGGTVECMSLDICRDSKMVIR, translated from the exons atgaaaacacGTTCATCAAGGGAGAGGAAACCAAGTAAATTCAAGGTCTCCCCGTTTGTACACAAATTAAGGAAGATGGTAAAACACGAAGCATCAGAG cAAATGATTTTGTGCGGGAGTCCTCATCCTTTTTTCGATAGAAAAACATCCATCGTGAGTAAGTACATTAGCGAATTGGATGATTGCGAGAAG CTATTTATTCCAATGCATGACGATTGCCCTGGTCATTGGTATCTGTGCGTCATTGACTTCAAAGACTTTgatatccaaattttggattcattacgATCGAAGAGTCGGGACGAGTTCCGGTTTAAGAGTGTGAAAAAAGTG GGAAAGATGTCTTCCAATTCTCCATTGATTGGGCTCCTTCGATTCCAACCCAAGATAATGG gtGGGACTGTGGAGTGCATGTCATTAGACATATGCAGAGATTCAAAAATGGTGATTCGATGA